From a single Bacteroidia bacterium genomic region:
- a CDS encoding four helix bundle protein, producing the protein MRDFRNLEIWKKGISMVKDIYTVTKLLPDTEKFGLISQMQRCAVSIPSNIAEGCSRNSEREFKRFLEIAIGSAFELETQLLICVELNYFSQQQVERIQKNLTTIQKQVNSLITKIAFSL; encoded by the coding sequence ATGAGAGACTTTAGAAATTTAGAAATCTGGAAAAAAGGAATATCAATGGTAAAGGACATTTATACCGTGACCAAGTTATTGCCGGATACAGAAAAATTTGGTTTAATAAGCCAAATGCAACGATGTGCGGTTTCCATTCCATCCAACATAGCAGAAGGATGTAGCAGAAATAGTGAACGGGAATTCAAACGTTTCCTGGAAATTGCTATCGGTTCCGCATTTGAACTAGAAACGCAGTTATTAATCTGTGTTGAACTAAACTACTTTAGCCAGCAACAAGTGGAACGCATTCAAAAAAACCTCACCACCATTCAAAAACAAGTAAACTCCCTTATAACCAAAATAGCTTTTAGCCTTTAG
- a CDS encoding sugar phosphate isomerase/epimerase family protein, with translation MPTRRSMIKTSAAGLVGLGLSAYMKPLLAGENRRFRIGACDWSIGKRCDPTAFEFAAKLGLDGVQVSVVNDQDIIHLNDPTTRRNYQKAARKSGTQIGGLAIGRMNEVPYKSDPRTEEWVSSSIDLAKKLGVHAILLAFFSKGDIKGDKEGTKEVIRRLKKIAPKAEKAGVILGVESWLSAKEHMEIIDAVESPNVQVYYDLANSNKMGYDIYEEIVWLGKSQICEFHFKENDFLLGQGRVDFQRIRTVLDEIDYSGWVVIEGATPKGTSIEDAYLHNVSFVRGVMA, from the coding sequence ATGCCTACACGCAGATCCATGATCAAAACCTCAGCCGCCGGACTTGTTGGTCTGGGGTTAAGTGCTTATATGAAACCGCTACTGGCAGGAGAAAACCGAAGGTTTCGCATCGGTGCCTGCGACTGGTCGATCGGTAAAAGATGTGATCCGACCGCATTTGAGTTTGCCGCAAAACTGGGTCTCGACGGGGTACAGGTAAGTGTGGTAAATGATCAGGATATCATTCATCTGAATGACCCCACTACCAGAAGAAATTATCAAAAAGCTGCCAGAAAAAGCGGAACTCAAATCGGCGGTCTGGCAATCGGGAGGATGAATGAGGTTCCCTACAAGTCTGATCCGCGCACGGAAGAATGGGTCAGCAGCAGCATTGATCTGGCAAAAAAGCTGGGCGTACACGCGATTCTACTGGCTTTTTTTAGCAAAGGCGACATAAAAGGAGATAAAGAAGGCACAAAGGAGGTCATCCGGAGACTAAAAAAAATTGCCCCAAAAGCAGAGAAAGCCGGGGTCATCCTGGGAGTAGAATCATGGCTCAGTGCAAAAGAGCACATGGAAATCATCGACGCAGTGGAGTCTCCCAATGTGCAGGTGTATTACGACCTCGCCAATTCCAACAAAATGGGGTACGACATCTACGAAGAAATTGTCTGGCTGGGGAAATCACAGATTTGCGAATTTCACTTCAAGGAAAATGACTTTCTGCTGGGGCAAGGGCGGGTAGATTTTCAGAGAATACGCACGGTACTCGACGAAATAGATTATTCGGGCTGGGTGGTGATTGAAGGAGCGACGCCAAAGGGCACGAGTATTGAGGATGCCTATCTGCACAATGTTTCTTTTGTAAGGGGAGTGATGGCGTAG
- a CDS encoding LysR substrate-binding domain-containing protein — translation MNLQQLEYVVAVDAHRHFAKAADACFVTQPTLSMQIKKLEEEIGVIIFDRSKKPVMTTRQGRILIDQARIALREINRIGEIMQSLKDEIDGVFRIGIIPTLSPYLLPLFLPAFTRAYPKVELVIEEQLSEVILRKISQDQIDVGIMVAPKDMKGFRKQPLFFEEFLLYFSAQHPLTQQDEVALDELDLSELWLLKEGHCFRDQIQQLCSRYEHEDAHPAIRFESGSLETVKRMVEHNFGFTLLPQLAIRDIRPENIPLLRHFKNRRPLREVSLITARSFLKMKQIEALSDIILKCLPEEIVREETGEVIEWAG, via the coding sequence ATGAATCTTCAGCAACTCGAGTACGTCGTCGCAGTAGATGCACACAGGCACTTTGCCAAAGCAGCTGATGCCTGTTTTGTCACACAGCCCACGCTCAGTATGCAGATCAAAAAGCTGGAAGAAGAGATCGGTGTGATCATTTTTGACAGAAGTAAAAAACCCGTAATGACTACCCGCCAGGGGCGGATATTGATCGACCAGGCGAGAATTGCCCTGCGGGAAATCAACCGGATCGGCGAAATCATGCAGAGTCTGAAGGATGAAATTGATGGCGTATTTCGGATTGGTATTATTCCGACACTAAGCCCATACCTGCTTCCATTATTTCTGCCGGCATTTACCCGGGCATATCCTAAAGTAGAATTGGTCATCGAGGAACAATTGTCTGAAGTCATTCTTCGAAAAATCAGCCAGGACCAGATCGATGTAGGGATTATGGTTGCGCCAAAAGATATGAAAGGGTTTCGCAAACAGCCCCTGTTTTTTGAAGAATTTCTTCTCTATTTCTCGGCACAGCATCCGCTCACGCAGCAAGATGAGGTAGCCCTCGACGAGCTTGATTTATCAGAACTTTGGTTGCTGAAAGAAGGGCATTGTTTTCGCGACCAGATCCAGCAGTTGTGTTCCAGATATGAGCATGAAGATGCCCACCCTGCAATCCGGTTTGAAAGCGGAAGCCTGGAGACCGTCAAACGAATGGTAGAACACAATTTTGGATTTACCCTCCTGCCTCAGTTGGCGATAAGAGATATTCGTCCGGAAAATATACCCCTGTTAAGGCATTTTAAAAACCGGCGCCCACTCAGAGAAGTCAGTCTGATTACAGCCAGAAGTTTTTTAAAAATGAAACAAATCGAAGCGCTTTCAGACATTATTTTAAAATGCCTGCCCGAAGAAATCGTCAGAGAAGAAACGGGAGAAGTGATTGAATGGGCGGGGTGA
- a CDS encoding UPF0175 family protein, whose protein sequence is MGVLITDDLLKNAPMSESEFRLELAIFLFEKEIFTLGKASEFANKPQFILQQELAKRKIPVHYGLEEYMEDLATVEEMRKRSDNN, encoded by the coding sequence ATGGGTGTTTTAATAACCGATGATCTTCTCAAAAATGCTCCTATGTCGGAAAGCGAGTTTCGTCTGGAGTTGGCTATATTTTTGTTTGAAAAGGAAATCTTTACCCTTGGTAAGGCGAGTGAATTTGCAAATAAACCCCAATTTATCCTGCAACAAGAATTGGCTAAGCGGAAAATTCCGGTTCATTATGGATTAGAGGAATACATGGAGGATTTGGCTACTGTTGAAGAAATGAGAAAGAGAAGTGATAATAATTAG
- a CDS encoding DUF3368 domain-containing protein: MERGLRESLDAGEAAAITLAKELNADYLAIDERAGRRIAKSLGIKIIGLVGILIRAKEANLIENVRPILDQLITEANFYIGEKFYQQIIENLGE, encoded by the coding sequence ATGGAAAGAGGTTTACGAGAATCATTGGACGCAGGGGAAGCGGCCGCAATTACTCTGGCAAAAGAATTGAATGCTGATTACTTAGCAATCGATGAAAGAGCTGGCAGAAGAATAGCAAAATCATTAGGGATAAAAATAATTGGATTAGTAGGCATACTCATTCGTGCGAAAGAAGCAAACCTGATTGAGAATGTTCGCCCCATTTTAGATCAGTTAATCACTGAGGCGAACTTCTATATTGGAGAGAAATTTTATCAACAAATAATTGAAAACCTGGGCGAATAG